From Aliarcobacter butzleri, the proteins below share one genomic window:
- a CDS encoding NRAMP family divalent metal transporter, translated as MTNKLKNIYKIFGPGILMATAAIGGSHLVSSTQSGALYGWSLAIFILLVNLFKYPFFLSNVQYTMATKKSLIEGYATLGNSWLWLFTVLAIIAAVVNTAAVSMFAASLLGYFIPIKLTINLLSFIIIFGCLLILIAGKYHLLNNVSKIIMITLSISTILAVIMAATKEVSVVEDFISPSPWTLASLGFIVILTGWMPAPIEISSIGSLWLKSQMKQESINSKNALMDFNVGYISTAILAVFFLALGALVLHGSAYEFKDGIAFSHQLVSMYTSVIGDWSRLLIAFIAFACMFGTSITVIDGYGRAIAEAFSLIKHNKSANNKSVAIWTIVISILGFLIIVYFTSSMRAMLDFAMILSFTTTPIFALLNYKLVKSTKLPADLRNGKFLETLSILGLIFLFGFLLLFIVYRWFPTLLGI; from the coding sequence ATGACTAATAAATTAAAAAATATTTATAAAATATTTGGACCAGGAATTTTGATGGCAACTGCTGCTATTGGAGGTTCACATTTAGTCTCTTCAACACAATCAGGGGCTTTGTATGGTTGGAGTTTAGCTATTTTTATACTTTTAGTAAATCTTTTTAAATACCCATTCTTTTTATCAAATGTTCAATATACAATGGCAACAAAAAAGAGTTTAATAGAAGGATATGCTACATTAGGAAATAGTTGGCTTTGGTTGTTTACAGTTTTAGCAATAATTGCAGCTGTTGTAAATACTGCTGCTGTATCAATGTTCGCTGCAAGTTTACTTGGTTATTTTATTCCTATAAAACTTACTATCAATCTGCTTAGTTTTATTATTATTTTTGGATGTTTACTTATTCTTATTGCAGGGAAATATCATCTTTTAAATAATGTATCAAAGATTATTATGATAACACTAAGTATTTCTACAATATTGGCTGTAATTATGGCAGCTACAAAAGAAGTTAGTGTTGTTGAAGATTTTATCTCTCCATCACCTTGGACTTTAGCTAGTTTAGGATTTATAGTTATTTTAACAGGTTGGATGCCAGCACCAATAGAAATATCAAGTATTGGTTCTCTTTGGTTAAAAAGCCAAATGAAACAAGAGAGTATTAACTCTAAAAATGCTTTAATGGACTTCAATGTAGGATATATATCAACAGCTATTTTAGCTGTGTTCTTTTTAGCTCTTGGTGCTTTAGTTTTACATGGAAGTGCTTATGAATTTAAAGATGGTATAGCATTTTCTCATCAACTTGTATCTATGTACACATCTGTAATAGGTGATTGGTCAAGACTTCTAATAGCTTTTATTGCCTTTGCTTGTATGTTTGGAACATCTATTACTGTTATTGATGGTTATGGAAGAGCTATTGCAGAGGCTTTTTCATTAATAAAACACAATAAATCAGCAAATAACAAAAGTGTAGCTATATGGACGATAGTTATAAGTATTTTAGGTTTTTTAATAATTGTCTATTTTACAAGTTCTATGAGAGCGATGCTTGATTTTGCAATGATTTTATCTTTTACAACAACACCAATTTTTGCACTTTTAAATTATAAGCTAGTAAAAAGTACAAAACTTCCTGCTGATTTAAGAAATGGTAAATTCTTAGAAACTTTATCTATTTTAGGACTTATCTTTTTATTTGGATTTTTACTTTTATTTATCGTTTATAGATGGTTTCCTACTCTTTTAGGAATATAA
- a CDS encoding transglutaminase domain-containing protein, which translates to MKRRTFLKTSATVSSIAILSPNFIFANEEKNPFGITKNPRKFSLKNSYEFEPSKEITQLWIPLPKDDSYQKVVDFAYKGNFTEAKVVKNPYDTRVLYVKWDKSDIKSQLEVTFDVVMQERTTDFSKATSNINYPFDIKEYLKGTEHIPVTAGLTKYVEEITKGAKTPLEKAKAIYEWTTTTMYRDESVIGCGVGDAKKSIEEKIYGGKCTDISSVFVCLLRNAKIPARETFGIRAGQSKISNACGKADEKGFADVTGAQHCRAEFYIDGLGWVPCDPADVAKVKLAEKLSNDDKKLQDVKKYFFGSWEMNWVAFNSARDFVLEPKPTQYPLNMLGYPYAEVGEDVKDYYAPKTFVYNYKSQEVL; encoded by the coding sequence ATGAAAAGAAGAACATTCTTAAAAACAAGTGCTACAGTTTCGAGTATTGCTATTTTATCTCCAAATTTTATTTTTGCAAATGAAGAAAAAAATCCATTTGGAATTACAAAAAATCCTAGAAAATTCTCATTAAAAAATAGTTATGAGTTTGAACCAAGTAAAGAGATAACTCAATTATGGATACCACTTCCAAAAGATGATAGTTATCAAAAAGTTGTAGATTTTGCTTATAAAGGAAACTTTACTGAAGCAAAAGTTGTAAAAAATCCTTATGATACAAGAGTTTTATATGTAAAGTGGGATAAATCAGATATTAAATCACAATTAGAAGTTACTTTTGATGTTGTTATGCAAGAAAGAACAACTGATTTTTCAAAAGCGACATCAAATATAAATTATCCTTTTGATATAAAAGAGTATTTAAAAGGAACAGAGCATATTCCTGTAACTGCAGGTTTAACAAAATATGTAGAAGAGATTACAAAAGGTGCTAAAACTCCACTAGAAAAAGCTAAAGCAATTTATGAGTGGACAACTACAACTATGTATAGAGATGAGAGTGTAATTGGTTGTGGTGTTGGTGATGCAAAAAAATCTATTGAAGAAAAAATATATGGTGGAAAATGTACTGATATAAGTTCAGTTTTTGTTTGTTTACTTAGAAATGCAAAAATTCCAGCTAGAGAAACTTTTGGAATAAGAGCAGGGCAATCAAAAATCTCAAATGCTTGTGGTAAAGCTGATGAAAAAGGTTTTGCTGATGTTACAGGTGCTCAACATTGTAGAGCAGAGTTTTATATAGATGGACTTGGTTGGGTTCCTTGTGATCCTGCTGATGTTGCAAAAGTAAAACTTGCAGAAAAACTATCAAATGATGATAAAAAATTACAAGATGTAAAAAAATATTTCTTTGGTTCTTGGGAAATGAATTGGGTTGCATTTAACAGTGCAAGAGATTTTGTTTTAGAGCCAAAACCAACACAATATCCATTAAATATGTTAGGTTATCCTTATGCAGAAGTTGGTGAAGATGTAAAAGATTATTATGCACCAAAAACTTTTGTTTATAATTATAAATCTCAAGAAGTTTTATGA
- a CDS encoding response regulator transcription factor encodes MIDNNLHILKNINILYLEDDESLLKHTTDVLEDFVNNIYAVKTSVEAYEVLLKHKIDVIICDILLKDENGINFLKYIKSKNIFIPTILTTAHTDTHYLLEAIKLKVENYIIKPINLKELLKSLYDVILPKLQEKELKKNDNVIRTISAITDSKQVEIVKYIFNNLDNENLFVASYSDIMDKFSISKPTLIKLFKDLAEKNILVKIQHKTYKFNEESLND; translated from the coding sequence ATGATAGATAATAATTTACATATTTTAAAGAATATTAATATTTTATATCTTGAAGATGATGAGAGTTTGTTAAAACATACAACTGATGTTTTAGAAGATTTTGTAAATAACATTTATGCTGTTAAAACTTCAGTTGAAGCTTATGAAGTTTTACTCAAACATAAAATTGATGTAATAATCTGTGATATTTTACTCAAAGATGAAAATGGTATCAATTTTTTAAAATATATCAAAAGCAAAAATATTTTTATTCCAACTATTTTAACAACAGCACATACAGACACACACTATTTACTTGAAGCAATAAAACTAAAAGTTGAAAATTACATAATAAAACCAATAAATCTAAAAGAACTTTTAAAAAGTTTATATGATGTTATTCTTCCAAAACTACAAGAAAAAGAGTTGAAAAAAAATGATAATGTAATAAGAACAATTTCTGCAATAACTGATAGTAAACAAGTTGAAATTGTAAAATATATATTTAATAACTTAGACAATGAAAATCTTTTTGTTGCTTCATACTCAGATATTATGGACAAATTTTCTATCTCAAAACCAACTTTAATAAAACTGTTCAAAGATTTAGCAGAAAAAAACATCCTTGTTAAAATCCAACACAAAACTTACAAATTTAATGAAGAGAGTTTAAATGACTAA
- a CDS encoding cytochrome b/b6 domain-containing protein: MENSSFFQRNKAYIFTLLGLSLVGFVFVKFLMIMDWEYLIKYTIHVLTGGNLDGVLTPADSGYKAMVNTAFGPNYEAIAPEIIRASNERQLFIWWVFVGEIAIFCFMYAFYGRKSAVITRPNDEVEVFSLFHRSIIWLNVFIIIVLIITGFNITWSLRSGGGYIPFILRGTHEVTGLIWFPIWLLMTIIAFKDIKLLSKNSLINKLVLPGKYKPMKRIIFIVFVAMGAGLLTSGATIWYLHPDAFTHAHYIQFKRALLYVHFGSSVLIMFFLMDFVYSALVAVKGNLKGLITGKYPREYLEQLAPDILSDIEKK; the protein is encoded by the coding sequence ATGGAAAATAGCTCATTTTTTCAAAGAAATAAAGCATATATCTTTACTCTTTTAGGGCTATCATTAGTAGGATTTGTATTTGTTAAATTCTTGATGATTATGGATTGGGAATATCTAATAAAATATACAATTCATGTCTTAACTGGTGGAAACTTGGATGGAGTTCTAACTCCTGCTGATTCAGGTTATAAAGCAATGGTAAATACAGCTTTTGGACCAAACTATGAAGCAATAGCACCTGAAATAATAAGAGCTAGTAATGAAAGACAACTTTTTATTTGGTGGGTTTTTGTTGGTGAAATTGCAATTTTTTGTTTTATGTACGCATTTTATGGAAGAAAAAGTGCAGTAATTACAAGACCAAATGATGAAGTTGAAGTATTTTCGCTATTTCATAGATCAATAATTTGGTTGAATGTATTTATAATTATTGTACTAATAATCACTGGATTTAATATAACTTGGAGTTTAAGAAGTGGTGGAGGATATATTCCATTTATCTTAAGAGGAACTCATGAAGTTACAGGATTAATTTGGTTTCCAATTTGGTTACTAATGACTATTATTGCTTTTAAAGATATAAAACTATTGTCAAAAAATAGCTTGATTAATAAACTTGTTCTTCCAGGGAAATATAAACCAATGAAAAGAATAATCTTTATCGTGTTTGTTGCAATGGGAGCAGGATTGTTGACAAGTGGAGCAACTATTTGGTATTTGCATCCAGATGCTTTTACTCATGCTCATTATATTCAATTTAAAAGAGCATTGCTTTATGTTCATTTTGGGTCAAGTGTTTTAATAATGTTTTTCTTGATGGATTTTGTGTATTCAGCTTTGGTTGCTGTAAAAGGTAATTTAAAAGGATTAATTACAGGAAAATATCCAAGAGAGTATTTAGAACAATTAGCTCCTGATATCTTAAGTGATATTGAAAAAAAATAA
- a CDS encoding mercuric transporter MerT family protein, which yields MKKSNFAIIGAVFTALLSTLCCLPAFIFLFFGVSSGVLSFFTTLEYTRVPLAILAIIFFIFTIYTFRKKISCSCNKKEKIKQYFLFTIFFILILLLLFYPELIPLFME from the coding sequence ATGAAAAAATCTAATTTTGCGATAATTGGGGCAGTTTTTACTGCTCTTTTATCAACTTTATGTTGTCTACCTGCATTTATTTTTCTATTTTTTGGAGTATCAAGTGGAGTTCTTAGTTTTTTTACAACTTTAGAATATACAAGAGTTCCTCTTGCTATTTTAGCTATAATTTTTTTTATATTTACAATTTATACTTTTAGAAAAAAAATATCTTGTAGCTGTAATAAAAAAGAAAAAATAAAACAATATTTTCTTTTTACTATATTTTTTATTTTGATACTTTTATTACTTTTTTATCCTGAATTAATACCACTTTTTATGGAGTAG
- a CDS encoding heavy-metal-associated domain-containing protein, producing the protein MKIIVLLFMIFNLSFASKITVFKVEGMHCPLCTTAIKKAINEIDGIKKVSARLNTKEVTVVYDEEKVKIEDILKAVKTTSYEAVELTTSKYEE; encoded by the coding sequence ATGAAAATAATAGTTCTTCTTTTTATGATTTTTAACTTATCATTTGCATCAAAAATTACTGTTTTTAAAGTTGAAGGAATGCACTGTCCTCTTTGTACAACAGCAATAAAAAAAGCTATTAATGAAATTGATGGGATAAAAAAAGTAAGTGCTAGATTAAATACAAAAGAAGTAACAGTTGTTTATGATGAAGAAAAAGTGAAAATAGAAGATATTTTAAAAGCAGTTAAAACAACTTCATATGAAGCAGTTGAATTAACTACTTCTAAATATGAAGAATAA
- a CDS encoding molybdopterin-dependent oxidoreductase, translating into MGANSFGRRTFLKMASLATAVTATSAFANTEKVLRDATEEEIKNPFPGSKLIKTICMHCSVGCGVVAEVHNGVWVRQEVAQDHPVSRGGHCCKGADMIDKVRSTNRLQYPIEKVAGKWNRVSWDDAMTKISNKLLELREKFGPDSVMFLGSAKVSNEQAFYIRKFASMFGTNNIDHVARICHSPTVAGAANTFGYGGMTNHLGDMHNSKAILIMGANPAEAHPIAMQHILKAKEQNGAKVIVIDPRYTKTAVKSDLYCRIRTGTDIAFLYGVIRLIRDNKWYNKEYLDNRVYGVEEIFKECEEYTPEKVADITGCKPEELIQVATLFASSTPGALIWNQGWTHHTIGSSNTRLGAILQLLLGNVGVVGGGCNVLRGHDNVQGSTDMGCLADTLPGYYGLAEGSWKYFAKQWKVDYEWLKGRFKSKELMEAKGNTLSLWKHSVLDESNAKYNGGSPIKALICIGNGVSTVTETHKSKEALDKLDLVVFIDPYVNDSAVITTRNDNMFLLPAASQVENSGSVVNTGRSTQWRSQVVEPLFESRKDQEILFDFAKRMGFYNEFIAGMGKGDNFTWPEDATNEIARTLKAHGLTGVTAERLKKHQENWHLFDSSTLKGRGLTEKEYYGLPWPCWSETHPGSPVLFNTSLPVSQGGMGFRTRFGTQRNGVSLLANEGSAPVGSRIKGGYDEITAKNIEELAGITLTAEEKALVEGTNWKTDTSGILVKYALAAGLTPFGNAKARTIVWEFIDNVPKHREPLHSPRTDLVAKYPATKDIPNHFRIDVRYQSEQLKEDWAKSYPVNVISGRVVEHMGTGTETRASHYLSELNPEMYGELNPILAGRLGLNDGDMMWLYGTGGGKIKIKCKVSLRVDEKSVFLPQNFSGWWSGEDLTYRYPSGTAPYAMGENSNQVTSYGFDQQTACPEVNCSLVRIERA; encoded by the coding sequence ATGGGAGCAAATAGCTTTGGACGAAGAACATTTTTAAAGATGGCTTCACTTGCAACAGCTGTTACAGCTACATCTGCCTTTGCTAATACAGAGAAAGTTTTAAGAGATGCAACAGAAGAAGAGATTAAAAATCCTTTTCCTGGTTCAAAATTGATAAAAACTATTTGTATGCATTGTTCAGTTGGTTGTGGAGTAGTTGCAGAAGTTCATAATGGTGTATGGGTAAGACAAGAAGTAGCTCAAGATCACCCAGTTAGTAGAGGGGGACACTGTTGTAAAGGTGCAGATATGATCGATAAGGTTAGATCTACAAACAGATTACAGTATCCAATAGAAAAAGTAGCTGGAAAATGGAATAGAGTGTCATGGGATGATGCTATGACAAAGATTTCTAATAAACTATTAGAGTTAAGAGAGAAATTTGGTCCAGATTCAGTTATGTTTTTAGGATCAGCAAAAGTAAGTAATGAACAAGCCTTTTATATTAGAAAGTTTGCTTCAATGTTTGGAACAAATAATATAGATCACGTTGCTAGAATTTGTCATAGTCCAACAGTTGCAGGAGCAGCAAATACATTTGGATATGGAGGAATGACAAATCACTTAGGTGATATGCATAATTCTAAGGCGATTTTAATAATGGGTGCAAATCCAGCAGAAGCTCATCCAATTGCGATGCAACATATATTAAAAGCAAAAGAACAAAATGGTGCAAAAGTTATAGTTATCGATCCAAGATATACTAAAACAGCAGTAAAATCTGACCTTTACTGTAGAATTAGAACTGGAACAGATATTGCTTTTTTATATGGGGTAATTAGACTAATTCGTGATAATAAATGGTATAACAAAGAGTATTTAGATAACAGAGTTTATGGAGTAGAAGAGATATTTAAAGAGTGTGAAGAGTATACTCCTGAAAAAGTTGCAGATATTACAGGCTGTAAACCTGAGGAGTTGATACAAGTTGCAACATTATTTGCAAGTTCAACTCCAGGAGCTTTGATTTGGAATCAAGGTTGGACTCACCATACTATTGGTTCATCGAATACAAGATTAGGAGCCATTTTACAATTATTACTTGGAAATGTTGGAGTAGTAGGTGGTGGATGTAATGTTTTAAGAGGACATGATAATGTTCAAGGTTCAACTGATATGGGTTGCCTTGCTGATACACTACCAGGTTATTATGGTTTAGCTGAGGGTTCATGGAAATACTTTGCAAAACAGTGGAAAGTAGATTATGAGTGGCTAAAAGGAAGATTTAAATCAAAAGAGCTAATGGAAGCAAAAGGTAATACTTTATCTTTATGGAAACATAGTGTTCTTGATGAATCAAATGCAAAATATAATGGTGGTTCACCTATAAAAGCTCTTATTTGTATAGGAAATGGTGTATCAACTGTTACAGAAACTCATAAGTCAAAAGAGGCTTTAGATAAACTTGATTTAGTTGTATTTATTGATCCTTATGTGAACGACTCTGCTGTTATTACAACAAGAAATGATAATATGTTCTTACTACCTGCTGCTTCACAAGTAGAGAATAGTGGTTCTGTTGTAAATACAGGAAGAAGTACACAATGGAGAAGCCAAGTTGTAGAACCACTTTTTGAGTCAAGAAAAGATCAAGAGATATTATTTGATTTTGCAAAAAGAATGGGATTTTATAATGAGTTTATTGCAGGTATGGGGAAAGGTGATAACTTTACTTGGCCAGAAGATGCAACAAATGAGATTGCAAGAACTTTAAAAGCTCATGGTTTAACAGGTGTTACTGCTGAAAGATTAAAAAAACATCAAGAGAATTGGCATTTATTTGACTCTTCAACTTTAAAAGGAAGAGGTCTTACAGAAAAAGAGTATTATGGATTACCATGGCCTTGTTGGAGTGAAACACATCCAGGAAGTCCTGTTTTATTTAATACAAGTTTACCTGTATCTCAAGGTGGTATGGGATTTAGAACAAGATTCGGAACACAAAGAAATGGTGTAAGTTTACTTGCAAATGAAGGAAGTGCACCAGTTGGTTCAAGAATCAAAGGTGGATATGATGAAATTACAGCTAAAAATATTGAAGAATTAGCTGGAATTACTTTAACTGCCGAAGAGAAAGCACTTGTTGAAGGTACAAACTGGAAAACAGATACTAGTGGAATTTTAGTAAAATATGCACTTGCAGCTGGACTTACTCCTTTTGGAAATGCAAAAGCAAGAACTATAGTTTGGGAGTTTATTGATAATGTACCAAAACATAGAGAGCCTTTACACTCTCCTAGAACTGACTTAGTTGCAAAATATCCAGCAACTAAAGATATACCAAATCACTTTAGGATTGATGTTAGGTATCAGAGTGAACAATTAAAAGAAGATTGGGCAAAAAGTTATCCAGTAAATGTAATTTCAGGAAGAGTAGTTGAACATATGGGAACTGGAACAGAGACAAGAGCATCACATTATCTTTCAGAGTTAAATCCAGAAATGTATGGAGAGTTAAACCCTATTTTAGCTGGAAGATTAGGATTAAATGATGGTGATATGATGTGGCTTTATGGAACTGGTGGTGGAAAAATAAAAATTAAATGTAAAGTTAGTTTAAGAGTAGATGAAAAATCAGTATTTTTACCTCAGAACTTCTCTGGTTGGTGGAGTGGAGAAGATTTAACATATAGATATCCAAGTGGAACAGCACCATATGCAATGGGTGAGAACTCAAACCAAGTTACAAGTTATGGATTTGATCAGCAAACAGCTTGTCCTGAAGTAAACTGTTCGCTTGTAAGAATAGAAAGAGCATAG
- a CDS encoding sensor histidine kinase has protein sequence MKNFFNKLLLYFDNLKFNYKTSFLIFIIAGGMICIIILSQISIFTLKHDFDILFDKRTKTLIQLERIKDSYKVNIQDTLIDFEKKRVDYEQSLDVLNIALEIIDKNWYFYNIQTNLENKKFLITLIKNFVKEDNSYENFSLKNSIIENINIKKESIKEQINNLKTTNDSSYFMNLNFEINAISTYLTSLINYDLQVTINEKRNTDNVFNTIIVFSIISIFIVFLFSVILSLLITDHFKKLHNSQEQKVNEKTKELKKLNNNLEERISKEVALNRKKDIIMFQQARFASLGEMLNNIAHQWRQPLGSITMIIQSFQTKMHLGKLTLDFVDDKVNDALFLANNMSNTLDDFKNFFSPNKTKSEFFIKNCLEHSVELSKYFLNKEHIHVILKVKKDVKLNSYYNELSHVFLNIISNSKDALISNVDKNDRIIKIVVNSRKNHLFVNIIDNGGGIPLEILPKIFEPYYTTKYKSAGTGIGLYMSKQIIEKHINGEITCRNILHKIKDDRVFNCSSFTIKIPLYENEV, from the coding sequence ATGAAAAACTTTTTTAATAAACTTCTTTTATATTTTGATAATTTAAAATTCAATTATAAAACATCTTTTTTAATTTTTATTATTGCTGGTGGAATGATTTGTATAATTATTCTATCTCAAATATCTATTTTTACTTTAAAACATGACTTTGATATTTTATTTGATAAAAGAACAAAAACTCTAATCCAACTTGAGCGAATAAAAGACTCTTATAAAGTAAATATTCAAGATACATTAATTGATTTTGAAAAAAAAAGAGTTGATTATGAACAATCTTTAGATGTACTAAATATCGCTTTAGAAATTATTGATAAAAACTGGTATTTTTATAATATTCAAACAAATTTAGAGAATAAAAAGTTTTTAATAACATTAATAAAAAATTTTGTAAAAGAAGATAACTCTTATGAAAATTTCTCTTTAAAAAACTCAATTATTGAGAATATTAATATAAAAAAAGAGTCTATAAAAGAACAAATAAATAATTTAAAAACAACAAATGATAGTAGCTATTTTATGAATCTAAATTTTGAAATAAATGCAATTTCTACATATTTAACTTCACTTATAAACTATGATTTACAAGTTACAATAAATGAAAAAAGAAACACAGATAATGTTTTTAATACTATTATTGTTTTTTCAATAATTTCTATTTTTATAGTATTTTTATTTTCAGTTATTTTATCTTTACTTATTACAGACCACTTCAAAAAACTTCATAACTCGCAAGAACAAAAAGTAAATGAAAAAACAAAAGAGCTAAAAAAACTAAATAATAATCTTGAAGAAAGAATTTCAAAAGAGGTTGCACTAAATAGGAAAAAAGATATTATTATGTTCCAACAAGCAAGATTTGCTTCTTTAGGAGAAATGCTAAATAATATTGCTCACCAATGGAGACAACCTCTTGGTTCTATCACAATGATAATCCAAAGTTTTCAAACAAAAATGCACCTAGGAAAATTAACTTTAGACTTTGTTGATGATAAAGTAAATGATGCACTATTTTTAGCAAATAATATGTCAAATACTCTTGATGATTTCAAAAACTTTTTTTCTCCAAATAAAACAAAAAGTGAATTTTTTATAAAAAATTGTCTCGAACACTCAGTTGAATTATCAAAATACTTTTTAAATAAAGAGCATATTCATGTAATTTTAAAAGTAAAAAAAGATGTAAAATTAAACAGTTATTATAATGAACTTTCTCATGTTTTTTTAAATATTATTTCAAATTCAAAGGACGCTTTAATAAGTAATGTTGATAAAAATGATAGAATTATAAAAATTGTTGTAAATAGTAGAAAGAATCATCTTTTTGTAAATATTATAGATAATGGAGGAGGTATTCCTCTTGAAATTTTACCAAAAATCTTCGAACCATACTACACTACAAAATATAAAAGTGCAGGAACAGGAATTGGACTTTATATGTCAAAACAAATAATTGAAAAACATATAAATGGTGAAATAACTTGTAGAAATATTTTACATAAAATAAAAGATGATAGAGTTTTTAATTGTTCTTCTTTTACAATAAAAATCCCCCTATATGAGAATGAGGTTTAA
- a CDS encoding ABC transporter substrate-binding protein, with translation MYKLIKKSFIFIFIFMFAYLLLKDETFDEKTLVIGSSIPYSGSIDLWGEAVNNGVNSYFNYANEFNLLKDKKIKFLAYDDKYEPELTYENIEKLIHKNNVFALFGFVGTPTIKRVLPVIYDENIPFFAPFSGASFLRNNSDNIINFRSSYKEEIENLVNYLESQNKLERVAIFYQNDIYGEENYISLKNALKEKNRQLFAEGSYNRNTLSISHAFNEIKDVKPQVIFISGAYKANSLFIQKAKEDEELKDVIFCNISFGDANSMVKELKNLNTDTKNIIFSQVVPNYENQNLKIVNEYQMVMKKYFSDKPLGFLSFEAFLSSKVLVNAISRIDGKITRDKLIFALKTTPSDLLEGIHLEYKNSQLLNQTYLFKYENEHFIELER, from the coding sequence ATGTATAAACTAATCAAAAAATCATTTATTTTTATTTTTATTTTTATGTTTGCTTATTTACTTTTAAAAGATGAAACTTTTGACGAAAAAACTTTAGTTATTGGTTCATCTATTCCATATAGTGGAAGTATAGATTTATGGGGAGAAGCCGTAAATAATGGAGTAAATAGCTACTTTAATTATGCAAATGAATTTAATTTATTAAAAGATAAAAAAATAAAATTTTTGGCTTATGATGATAAGTATGAACCTGAATTAACTTATGAAAATATAGAAAAGCTTATACATAAAAATAACGTATTTGCTCTTTTTGGTTTTGTAGGAACTCCAACGATAAAAAGAGTTTTACCCGTTATTTATGATGAAAATATTCCTTTTTTTGCGCCATTTTCAGGTGCTAGTTTTTTAAGAAATAATAGTGATAATATTATAAATTTTAGAAGTTCATATAAAGAAGAGATAGAGAATTTAGTAAATTATCTTGAAAGTCAAAATAAACTAGAAAGAGTTGCAATTTTTTATCAAAATGACATTTATGGAGAGGAAAATTATATCTCTTTGAAAAATGCTTTAAAAGAAAAAAATAGACAATTATTTGCAGAAGGTTCTTACAATAGAAATACCTTATCTATTTCTCATGCTTTTAATGAAATTAAAGATGTTAAACCACAAGTTATTTTCATAAGTGGTGCATATAAAGCAAATTCGCTATTTATACAAAAAGCAAAAGAAGATGAAGAATTAAAAGATGTGATATTTTGTAATATCTCATTTGGTGATGCAAATTCTATGGTAAAAGAGTTAAAAAATCTAAATACAGATACAAAAAATATAATTTTTTCACAAGTCGTTCCAAACTATGAAAATCAAAATCTAAAAATTGTAAATGAATATCAAATGGTAATGAAAAAATATTTTAGTGATAAACCTTTAGGATTTTTATCTTTTGAAGCATTTTTATCTTCAAAAGTTTTGGTAAATGCAATTTCAAGAATTGATGGAAAAATTACAAGAGATAAACTAATATTTGCTTTAAAAACAACTCCAAGTGATTTATTAGAAGGAATTCATTTGGAATATAAAAATTCACAATTATTAAATCAAACTTATTTATTCAAGTATGAAAATGAGCATTTTATTGAGTTAGAAAGATGA